A genomic stretch from Psilocybe cubensis strain MGC-MH-2018 chromosome 1, whole genome shotgun sequence includes:
- a CDS encoding Conserved oligomeric Golgi complex subunit 1 encodes MSTLNSVSSARSIVSAKSNGHNLSEKSQYISSLPPPVYTATFQHTLTSAKPPNDGLNLTPDELFTRQTVSEVRAVQQRLRADAEAKQEELRLMVGERYRDLLQASSSIISIASSSRRVLKAIEECKDAIVSQDTLRTPPKATAIDGIDVDAHLLTLQELSAHMKLLLDAPEHLWRLIERKQYYQAAWLFLLARVVHRTLYLIVDVYQAEFPLVQRQWDVVSQFRSQIIHKSTLSLRDSSQSNSDTCAILVTLHLLDSRPLNDALSALFLQRSKTLKSLLSWNPDSTSSSSSQANGQISSSKTIPVREVTQAMKNSLNTISQTVCTVRVIFQDQPSRPSLIYRVLESIQEKFTNPDDGNESLPEELRLSTQSLLTHLTSSANFQLLPPNLRTYAPYVDLNSSSITISQKGFSQRLKEWFNDSCTQWRQAAKEWFSGLQSVKDVWTVRNSMKRCISGSGLIETEKGCLDSDLESLCHERITEIWTKALLDSEATCQRRLRENPTPVPVLSQTARSFIGAPFQKYQVSLKRQLVGRSLQLDNVISTLEQCARTIQLDFAHLRGGDQMTGPIVEQLKETYRPKATDLSNRVSAFINETAMQAIGSTAPNLAGLAFLGRVTADLTYSSSFIREIGCDHTSAQDFKKSMTTINEIVVQKWREITIGRILELWRPSIQKRPSQISAGPSTHVFKALLSICESVRQLGVFRDPTQQNFVAQDILRSFIRLWLEEGHRPNGEKNAHDIAFLQKLSNLYGDPWADISELLEKELEHCVRNVDELTRGDILKAASEYLARSQTLLSVIIPPPSTPAFETPFLQVGVPSIGQIQQSAIDLAKPSPRFGLLLVGNVER; translated from the exons ATGTCAACACTAAACAGTGTTTCTTCCGCGCGGTCCATAGTGTCAGCCAAGTCCAATGGACATAACCTATCTGAAAAGTCTCAATATATCTCTTCTTTGCCGCCGCCGGTTTACACTGCAACATTCCAGCACACCTTGACCTCGGCAAAGCCCCCCAATGATGGACTGAATCTCACTCCAGATGAATTATTCACGAGGCAGACTGTGTCGGAAGTGAGGGCTGTTCAACAACGGTTGAG AGCAGATGCCGAGGCGAAACAAGAGGAGCTGCGGCTCATGGTTGG CGAACGCTACCGAGATCTACTGCAAGCCTCGTCGTCAATTATTTCCATTGCTTCATCGTCACGTCGCGTACTAAAAGCGATTGAAGAGTGTAAGGATGCCATTGTATCTCAAGATACCTTGCGAACCCCGCCAAAGGCCACTGCAATAGATGGAATAGATG TAGACGCCCATCTCCTCACCCTGCAGGAGTTGTCTGCCCACATGAAACTACTTTTGGACGCGCCAGAGCATCTATGGCGTCTTATAGAACGTAAACAATACTACCAAGCCGCATGGTTATTCCTGCTAGCCCGTGTCGTTCACCGAACACTC TATCTGATTGTAGATGTCTACCAGGCCGAGTTTCCACTTGTACAACGCCAATGGGATGTGGTATCTCAATTCCGTTCTCAAATTATTCATAAATCAACTCTTTCACTGCGAGACTCGTCTCAATCGAACTCA GACACATGTGCGATTCTTGTTACCCTACATCTTCTAGACTCGAGACCATTAAATGATGCCTTGTCGGCTTTATTTCTACAACGCTCAAAGACCCTAAAGTCGCTTCTTTCGTGGAATCCGGATTCTACATCCAGCTCTTCTTCACAAGCAAACGGCCAAATCTCTTCGTCAAAAACAATTCCCGTAAGGGAAGTGACACAGGCCATGAAAAATTCATTGAATACTATCTCTCAAACAGTGTGCACCGTGAGGGTCATTTTCCAAGATCAACCATCGCGTCCATCACTTATCTATCGTGTATTGGAATCTATACAAGAAAAATTCACCAATCCAGATGATGGGAATGAATCCCTACCTGAAGAACTCCGTCTTTCTACCCAGTCTCTCCTTACACACCTTACCTCTTCGGCAAATTTTCAATTGTTACCGCCTAATTTGCGAACATACGCTCCCTACGTTGATCTAAATTCCTCTTCAATCACCATATCGCAAAAAGGATTCTCACAGAGGCTAAAGGAGTGGTTTAATGATTCTTGTACCCAGTGGCGACAAGCTGCAAAGGAATGGTTTTCTGGGCTACAGTCagtgaaggatgtttggaCTGTACGAAATTCTATGAAACGCTGCATCTCAGGGTCAGGTCTAATCGAAACGGAGAAAGGATGCCTAGATTCTGACTTGGAATCTCTCTGTCATGAGAGGATCACAGAGATATGGACAAAAGCTCTTTTGGATTCTGAAGCAACATGCCAGAGACGTTTGAGAGAAAAC CCCACTCCCGTACCAGTTCTCTCTCAAACCGCCAGGTCGTTTATTGGAGCTCCATTTCAAAAGTATCAAGTATCACTAAAAAGACAGCTTGTTGGACGCTCTCTACAGCTTGATAACGTCATTTCTACTCTTGAACAATGCGCGAGAACTATTCAGCTTGATTTCGCGCATCTCAGAGGAGGAGACCAAATGACAGG GCCGATCGTAGAACAACTAAAAGAAACATACCGTCCAAAAGCAACTGACCTGTCCAATAGAGTGTCAGCTTTTATTAATGAAACGGCCATGCAGgcaataggttccactg CTCCGAATCTTGCTGGATTGGCATTTTTAGGCAGAGTCACAGCTGACCTTACTTATTCTTCCTCGTTCATTCGCGAAATAGGATGTGATCATACAAGTGCGCAAG ATTTTAAGAAATCTATGACTACTATCAATGAGATAGTGGTCCAAAAATGGCGTGAGATTACCATCGGCCGCATTCTAGAATTATGGAGACCCAGCATACAAAAACGGCCCTCTCAAATATCAG CCGGTCCTTCCACCCATGTGTTCAAGGCGTTGCTCTCTATATGCGAGAGTGTGCGTCAGTTAGGCGTCTTCCGCGACCCAACACAACAGAATTTTGTGGCACAAGACATTTTGCGTTCTTTTATAAGACTGTGGCTTGAAGAGGGGCATCGGCCTAACGGAGAAAAAAATGCGCACGATATCGCATTTCTTCAGAAGCTATCCAACTTATACGGTGATCCCTGGGCAGATATATCCGAACTCCTGGAAAAAGAATTGGAACATTGTGTTCGTAAC GTCGATGAACTCACTCGGGGCGACATTTTGAAAGCAGCGTCAGAATATTTAGCACGGTCACAGACTTTACTTTCTGTTATTATCCCTCCGCCGTCTACGCCAGCTTTTGAAACACCTTTTCTACAAGTCGGTGTTCCTTCCATCGGACAAATTCAACAGTCTGCCATCGACCTCGCCAAGCCTAGTCCACGGTTTGGGTTGTTGCTAGTAGGGAATGTTGAGCGTTAA
- a CDS encoding Transmembrane protein 115, whose amino-acid sequence MAVLSSPLVLIQSIPPVTRAFIGTTIVSSALYGYLCWNGMGAEASQYMTLVPGSALYAPWTLLTSAFVEVTIWEFAMTLIFVPASLKYLERLWGSIETIKFIVVSIVASNIIAFGFNWIEFIATRNADLFLYGMQYHGQMALQISILVAFTQLIPEHQVQLFGVIKTRVKSLPMAYLTLSTVLCFLGLQCPWIIIQFGWFVGWVYLRFYKKNPGEGSGGVDTYGDRSETFSLVSWFPPFMHYPLTIGGNFVYSLANRFHLIPSSASDVELGGYGQVPGTTRAEAERRRAMALKALDQRVANNSSPVGSGSTNALPAPSRAPPVGARQENAPANSVPSLERSKSVTEPDESVKVKSEIR is encoded by the exons ATGGCTGTTCTGTCGTCCCCCCTTGTCCTGATACAGTCTATTCCCCCAGTTACACGTGCATTCATCGGAACAACCATTGTATCATCCGCCCTCTATGGCTACCTATGCTGGAATGGTATGGGCGCAGAGGCCAGTCAATACATGACACTCGTCCCTGGATCAGCTCTTTACGCACCTTGGACGCTCCTAACTTCGGCCTTTGTTGAAGTGACCATATGGGAG TTCGCAATGACTCTCATCTTCGTTCCTGCATCGTTGAAATATCTCGAACGGCTATGGGGAAGCATTGAAACCATCAAGTTTATTGTGGTATCTATCGTCGCATCTAACATCATCGCCTTTGGGTTCAATTGGATAGAATTCATTGCGACACGAAACGCCGACCTGTTTCT GTATGGAATGCAGTATCATGGCCAGATGGCTCTACAGATATCTATTCTTGTGGCGTTCACCCAACTTATACCCGAACACCAGGTCCAACTTTTCGGTGTCATCAAGACTCGCGTCAAA AGCTTGCCAATGGCGTACCTTACTCTATCAACCGTGCTATGCTTTCTTGGCCTGCAGTGCCCCTGGATCATTATTCAGTTTGGCTGGTTTGTAGGATGGGTATATTTACGTTTCTACAAGAAGAACCCCGGAGAGGGATCAGGAGGGGTTGACACCTATGGCGACCGAAGCGAAACATTCTCTTTGGTGTCTTGGTTCCCGCCATTTATGCA CTACCCTTTGACCATTGGTGGCAATTTCGTCTATTCCTTGGCCAATCGCTTCCACTTGATACCCTCTTCTGCTTCAGATGTGGAGCTTGGCGGCTATGGACAAGTACCTGGAACCACACGTGCAGAAGCAGAAAGGCGAAG GGCTATGGCTCTGAAAGCTTTGGATCAGCGTGTTGCAAATAATTCATCACCTGTTGGCTCTGGTTCGACAAACGCGCTTCCTGCGCCTTCGCGTGCCCCTCCTGTAGGTGCTCGACAAGAAAATGCGCCTGCAAACTCTGTCCCTTCTCTCGAAAGATCTAAAAGTGTTACCGAACCCGACGAATCTGTGAAAGTCAAGTCGGAAATTCGATAG
- a CDS encoding Mitochondrial intermediate peptidase yields the protein MSDYDFRPGGSLKLKGGVAEGGIVKKKKKKSKTKSDTALKDKESSSVQDLVSLATDGNNASTGSGRNSPALTSSSSRKTEAERRFEEVQKRRLEQRISKLAHKTHKDRVNEFNAHLESLSEHHDIPKMPKPDKPTNKPHICPPSTATHPSDRWESLFIYSFICKFTNLRHKVEGLESPMDLEEALMLQEPNNIVTQLLVQFVVNLKPQTRNLSTDQISTTVASVLSEYFKSSERTIFWDEKLNANVDPFEGLESGFFATPWDFKLKILRQLVELQLTHCADIKATIDRAWGVVHNKHKKNQAPLAPLDPSDPKSQERLQLQPIGQDQQRKRYWIADDSPRIYVSTNPWKITATFQTISSTREEYISIIEDLKANAPPEPPKGKKRTRLENAHLALIDTLEKRIEAIDVELADDDGADEYNYQEEERQDDEYEMEYSNDTRRVRGGPSVGTRRSTRNAAANANGKREGSSDSALWRGERRSSRLGGPDIYAEMEPSRKRARTEESTASAQSTDGVSSETVGVTNGIRVKTSGAAALKPTEVAMEQIAGKKRSKFWVYAVEPIPEPIPSAPDPPNEDEGMNDGGGSAEMNGETMSRERSGSSRSLLPSKPKFRFRGCLYSHHVPARPLSTHIQHHIPASVDDRALINLFDRPSSSFRLSSTTPTGLFGHPTLTHPAALISLADATLVRAQLLTARILRARESREELLKVVKNLDRLSDMLCGVIDLAELVRNAHPDRAWVDAANHAYEALCEFMNVLNTEVGLYEVLKVVLSDPSIVKTLTPEAYQTALIFWRDFEKSAIDLPPAQRSKFVSLSSDILVLGRQFLEAANAPRAPATIKHLDLAGLKDKGMGVRLQLQAQFTKRDLLVYPGSMQAHMIMRSAPEEEPRRRVYLAANSSTPEQIEVLEALLRKRAELAQLVGRKSFAHMTLDDKMAKTPENVLNFLDALLDHTRPFARRALHTLSQRKQAHHGLSSLPIIQAWDRDFYCPPEPPAPPIPLPPLTLGTVFMGLSRLFQHLYGISLRPADASSGEVWHSDVHKLEVVDQDNGVIGWIFADLFARRGKPNGAAHYTVRCSRRTDDDDEHRDGTLEGAELRIKESQDFEAVKRHRLPNQDGVYQLPLVVLLCEFPRPSLAKGPTILDWHEVLTLFHEMGHAMHSMIGRTEYQNVAGTRCATDFVELPSILMEHFLNSPTVLSLFDVDETSTIRQIGNHHNDPCHSIDTYSQILLAVVDQIYHSPDVISPSFDSTAALAQLHDTRGLIPHVPGTSFQTQFGHLFGYGATYYSYLFDRAIASRVWQNVFSGDPLSRSTGEKYKNEVLQYGGGRDPWKMVSSLLDAPELETGNAEAMREVGRWKIEDDVGQPGRH from the exons ATGTCGGATTACGACTTTCGCCCTGGAGGCTCCCTCAAACTCAAAGGAGGGGTCGCTGAGGGCGGCATTGTCAAAAA gaagaagaaaaaatccAAGACCAAGTCTGATACCGCACTCAAGGACAAAGAATCTAGCAGTGTCCAAGACCTTGTGTCTTTAGCGACCGATGGAAACAATGCCTCTACTGGTAGTGGTCGTAATTCTCCTGCTTTGACGAGCAGTTCATCTCGCAAGACTGAGGCAGAAAGGCGCTTTGAAGAGGTCCAGAAGCGCCGG CTCGAACAGCGTATATCAAAGTTGGCGCATAAAACTCATAAAGATCGCGTCAACGAATTTAATGCCCACCTTGAAAGCCTTAGCGAGCACCATGACATCCCTAAA ATGCCTAAACCTGACAAGCCTACAAATAAGCCTCACATATGTCCCCCTTCTACAGCCACCCACCCTTCAGACCGATGGGAATCCCTATTCATCTACTCATTTATTTGCAAGTTCACCAATCTACGACATAAGGTCGAGGGATTGGAATCACCAATGGA TCTAGAGGAAGCTCTGATGTTGCAAGAGCCAAACAACATCGTGACCCAACTTTTGGTTCAATTCGTGGTCAACCTCAAACCTCAGACGCGTAACTTGAG CACCGACCAAATTTCTACTACAGTGGCGTCTGTGCTTTCGGAATACTTCAAAAGTTCAGAGAGGACGATCTTCTGGGACGAAAAACTGAACGCAAATGTGGATCCTTTCGAAGGTCTAGAAAGCGGTTTTTTTGCCACGCCTTGGGATTTTAAG TTGAAAATTCTACGACAGTTGGTTGAACTGCAATTAACCCACTGCGCAGACATCAAAGCAACCATTGATAGGGCATGGGGCGTCGTCCACAACAAGCATAAGAAGAATCAGGCGCCCCTCGCGCCATTGGATCCAAGCGACCCAAAAAGTCAGGAACGACTACAATTGCAGCCCATAGGACAAGATCAGCAACGCAAACGTTATTGGATTGCAGATG ATTCACCACGTATCTATGTATCAACCAATCCATGGAAGATCACCGCAACATTCCAAACAATATCGTCGACTCGGGAGGAATATATTTCTATCATTGAAGACCTGAAGGCCAACGCACCCCCCGAACCTCCCAAAGGCAAAAAGCGAACGCGACTAGAAAATGCACATCTCGCGCTCATAGATACTCTGGAAAAGCGAATTGAAGCAATTGACGTGGAGCTAGCG gatgatgatggtgcAGATGAATACAACTATCAGGAAGAGGAACGCCAAGATGATGAATACGAAATGGAATATTCCAATGATACCAGAAGAGTTCGGGGAGGACCATCTGTAGGAACGCGACGCTCGACGCGTAATGCGGCAGCAAATGCCAACGGCAAACGTGAAGGCTCGTCGGATTCTGCCCTGTGGCGGGGAGAACGTCGCTCTTCTCGATTAGGTGGACCCGACATTTACGCGGAAATGGAACCGTCACGAAAACGGGCACGTACAGAGGAGAGCACTGCAAGTGCGCAATCGACGGACGGGGTTTCGTCTGAAACTGTCGGGGTGACGAACGGCATCAGAGTGAAGACGTCGGGAGCAGCTGCGCTGAAGCCGACGGAAGTGGCAATGGAACAGATAGCTGGGAAGAAACGGTCAAAATTCTGGGTTTATGCGGTAGAGCCGATACCCGAGCCCATTCCTTCTGCGCCAGATCCACCAAACGAGGATGAAGGGATGAATGATGGAGGAGGTTCGGCAGAGATGAACGGAGAGACAATGAGCAGAGAGAGAAGCGG GTCTTCCCGGAGTCTGCTTCCATCTAAACCAAAGTTCCGCTTTCGTGGCTGCCTTTACTCCCACCATGTCCCCGCTCGCCCCCTTTCTACACACATACAGCACCATATACCCGCTTCCGTCGACGACAGGGCCCTCATAAATCTCTTCGATAGACCCTCCTCTTCATTCAGACTCTCCTCTACCACACCCACTGGTCTTTTCGGCCATCCTACCCTCACCCATCCCGCTGCACTTATATCCCTTGCCGATGCAACTCTAGTCCGAGCCCAGCTGTTGACTGCCCGTATTCTCCGGGCTCGCGAGTCCCGGGAAGAGCTCCTCAAGGTCGTAAAGAACCTGGACAGGCTCAGCGACATGCTATGTGGCGTCATTGACCTCGCTGAACTTGTCCGAAATGCTCATCCCGATAGAGCGTGGGTGGACGCGGCCAATCACGCGTATGAAGCCCTCTGCGAGTTTATGAACGTGCTGAACACAGAGGTTGGGCTCTACGAG GTTCTTAAAGTCGTGTTGTCAGACCCCTCGATCGTCAAAACACTCACTCCCGAAGCGTACCAGACGGCCCTGATATTTTGGCGCGACTTTGAAAAATCTGCCATTGATCTTCCCCCTGCTCAACGCAGCAAGTTTGTCTCCCTCTCTTCCGATATCCTGGTTCTCGGTCGACAATTCCTCGAAGCAGCCAATGCTCCCCGTGCTCCAGCCACTATAAAACATTTAGATCTCGCCGGACTTAAAGATAAGGGAATGGGTGTCCGGTTGCAGCTACAAGCACAATTCACCAAGCGTGATTTGCTCGTATACCCAGGATCTATGCAAGCACACATGATCATGCGTTCTGCTCCGGAAGAGGAGCCGAGACGGCGAGTCTACCTAGCTGCCAATTCCAGCACTCCAGAGCAGATCGAAGTTTTGGAGGCCCTCTTACGGAAACGAGCCGAACTAGCCCAGTTGGTTGGACGGAAAAGTTTTGCACATATGACTCTCGATGATAAAATGGCCAAGACTCCAG AAAATGTACTCAATTTTCTTGACGCTCTCCTTGACCACACTCGCCCGTTTGCAAGACGGGCACTGCACACACTAAGCCAGAGAAAACAAGCACACCATGGACTATCCTCTCTACCTATCATTCAGGCATGGGATAGAGACTTTTATTGCCCACCTGAACCACCTGCACCACCTATACCATTACCACCACTAACGCTAGGCACAGTATTTATGGGTCTCTCACGCCTATTTCAACATCTTTATGGGATATCTCTTCGTCCAGCAGACGCTTCCTCTGGCGAAGTTTGGCATTCGGACGTACATAAATTAGAAGTTGTCGACCAAGACAACGGAGTCATCGGATGGATTTTCGCCGACCTATTTGCACGGCGGGGTAAGCCAAACGGCGCTGCCCATTATACTGTTCGGTGTTCGCGAAGAacggacgacgatgacgagcaCAGAGATGGGACACTGGAAGGTGCCGAGCTACGGATAAAAGAATCCCAGGACTTCGAGGCTGTCAAGCGACACCGGCTACCTAACCAGGATGGTGTATACCAGTTACCTCTGGTGGTCTTACTTTGCGAATTTCCTCGGCCGTCACTCGCCAAAGGACCTACAATACTTGACTGGCATGAAGTGCTGACTCTATTCCACGAAATGGGTCACGCTATGCATT CCATGATCGGTCGAACAGAATACCAAAACGTAGCAGGCACCCGCTGCGCAACCGACTTTGTCGAGCTCCCCTCTATACTAATGGAACACTTCCTAAACTCACCCACCGTTCTCTCCCtcttcgacgtcgacgagaCCTCCACTATCCGCCAAATCGGAAATCACCACAACGACCCATGCCATTCTATCGACACCTATTCCCAGATACTGCTCGCCGTCGTGGACCAGATATACCACTCACCTGACGTGATCAGCCCTTCGTTTGACTCTACAGCTGCACTGGCACAGTTGCATGATACGCGCGGATTAATACCCCATGTTCCTGGGACTTCTTTCCAGACACAGTTTGGCCACCTATTTGGCTACGGCGCTACTTATTATTCATATCTCTTCGACCGCGCTATCGCATCTAGAGTATGGCAGAACGTATTTTCTGGCGATCCTCTCAGCCGGAGTACTGGCGAAAAGTATAAGAATGAGGTGCTACAATACGGAGGGGGTAGGGATCCATGGAAGATGGTTAGTTCGTTATTGGATGCTCCCGAGTTAGAGACTGGAAATGCAGAGGCTATGCGTGAAGTGGGAAGATGGAAAATTGAAGACGATGTTGGGCAGCCTGGACGACACTGA
- a CDS encoding Mating-type protein beta1-1 has translation MDPHLDSMLNGTVQEYSATFLSALQGDRDNSRITSFLASLTSFTSIIRSHHKTLHEDTLNAVYTFFSFINSMTSSIIDLEKEIRVIGGATITDLSKIIEVKMSNLTLEDHSTTLRSAPKSHPAYIKPSYEWLLNNLHNPYPSKDVKKDIIRQTNCSSKDIDAWFVDIRKRIGWNHLRKTRFSNKQEKIIAAATSIFKPKSKSFPSDPNTILSEMDPTDAFRAEFLVMARKAKSLYANKFPESIPADLLDTHNLPVIPVDRVKSNPSRSYPTPEPSSPSHSPSPVPDEELASVVLPVSCVTESRSRKRRYSTSESDSESYPNGSSKKSRTDTWHIPHIATASLPSPASSIDLSEDASDDIAPLYTSATISPSPKLLGLTHSKCDSDISGTEGDPHSKEQPISGFLIDDVVEESIVHNLKRKRRLSDGEGKWPNKRAPGALLIPRLQTVSNPLPMTNSFADELSEMWNQDGPITSYDFCLIPSPAHLENNVSLDCPLEVCYGQYDLPDQSLIDQEAEVPLANLVPAHLSVPSYYPESLKNSEFDVAIGSYPLPDTNDLIPFSDDDLLFSIQHNPNSVIENSSMGPDWSSLLQSGDPYLFASSLISANTNTYVTSPQNCQSSNVINAKRAKIKALNEQIRQLEAEL, from the exons ATGGATCCTCACCTCGACTCAATGCTTAACGGCACAGTACAGGAATATTCAGCCACTTTCCTCAGCGCACTACAGGGCGACCGCGATAATTCAAGGATTACGTCGTTTCTAGCTTCCTTAACCAGTTTCACTTCCATTATCCGATCTCACCATAAAACTCTACACGAAGATACCTTGAATGCTGTATAcacctttttctctttcatcAATTCGATGACCTCAAGTATTATTGACCTGGAAAAAGAGATCCGCGTAATTGGTGGCGCCACTATCACCGACCTCTCAAAAATCATAGAGGTTAAGATGAGCAACCTTACTCTCGAGGATCATTCAACAACCCTACGATCTG CTCCTAAATCTCATCCTGCGTACATCAAGCCTTCATATGAATGGCTATTGAACAATCTTCACAACCCTTATCCATCGAAGGATGTTAAAAAGGATATTATTCGTCAAACCAACTGCTCTTCAAAAGATATTGACGCTTGGTTTGTTGATATCAGAAAACGTATCGGATGGAACCATCTACGCAAAACACGTTTCTCCAATAAACAAGAGAAAATTATTGCTGCTGCCACCAGCATATTCAAACCGAAATCTAAATCCTTTCCCAGTGATCCTAACACCATATTGTCAGAAATGGACCCAACAGATGCTTTTCGTGCCGAGTTCCTCGTAATGGCACGTAAGGCGAAGTCCCTTTATGCCAACAAATTTCCCGAATCTATACCAGCAGATTTGCTAGATACTCACAACTTGCCTGTAATTCCAGTTGACCGCGTAAAAAG TAATCCTTCTCGGTCATATCCTACCCCAGAACCCTCTTCGCCTAGTCATTCGCCGAGTCCGGTAcctgatgaagagcttgcatCAGTTGTTCTTCCAGTCTCTTGTGTGACTGAATCTCGATCTCGAAAGCGTCGTTATTCTACCTCCGAAAGTGATTCAGAAAGTTATCCGAATGGCTCGTCCAAGAAATCCAG GACGGACACATGGCATATACCACATATAGCTACTGCAAGCTTACCTTCTCCTGCTAGTAGCATTGATCTATCAGAAGACGCGTCCGATGACATCGCACCCTTGTATACCTCTGCAACAATCTCTCCCAGTCCAAAGCTATTGGGTTTAACACACTCAAAGTGCGACTCTGATATATCTGGGACAGAGGGAGATCCCCATAGTAAAGAACAGCCCATTTCGGGGTTCCTTATCGACGACGTGGTCGAGGAGTCTATCGTTCACAATCTGAAGCGCAAAAGACGCCTTTCCGACGGAGAAGGCAAATGGCCTAACAAACGTGCACCTGGTGCCCTTCTTATACCTCGCCTCCAAACTGTCTCCAACCCATTACCCATGACCAATTCATTTGCTGATGAATTATCCGAAATGTGGAACCAGGACGGCCCAATTACTTCTTATGATTTTTGTTTAATTCCTTCACCAGCGCATTTGGAAAACAATGTTTCATTGGATTGTCCTCTGGAAGTCTGTTACGGTCAATATGATCTTCCTGATCAATCTCTTATCGACCAGGAGGCCGAAGTCCCTTTGGCTAATTTAGTACCTG CGCACCTCTCGGTTCCTTCCTACTACCCAGAGTCATTGAAAA ACTCTGAATTTGATGTTGCTATTGGTTCTTACCCCTTGCCTGACACAAATGATTTAATCCCCTTCTCCGACGATGACCTTTTATTTTCTATTCAACATAATCCCAACAGTGTCATAGAAAATTCATCTATGGGTCCAGATTGGTCTTCCTTGCTTCAGTCTGGTGACCCCTACCTTTTTGCATCATCGCTAATTTCCGCCAATACCAACACATACGTCACATCCCCTCAAAATTGCCAAAGTTCAAATGTTATAAACGCCAAAAGAGCCAAAATTAAAGCTCTTAACGAACAAATTCGACAATTGGAAGCAGAGTTATAA